The sequence aacatgtatgtatgtatgtatgtatgtatgtatgtatgtatgtatgtatgtatgtatgtatgtatgtattatgtatctatgtatgtttgAATGGAGGGATTTCAGTATTGATAACTAAAAAAGTTCAAGCATGGTCAAATAATATGCATTCGGGTAGCAATTGGGCGATGCTGTTTAAGTAAATTAGGGAAAATTAACGTTTTTCATCATTATATAGTTTGCATACGTTCAGCAAAACCAAATTTTACAGAGCGGATTGATATGCGATGTAATTCAACCGAGAACTCTCACTATATAGGTACGCGAAATGGTAAAATTAAAGGATTGAAGCTTGTATTTGTACATTGATATAAACTAGATTTTACAATGATATCAGCATCGAGCGCTATTGTTCAAACGTAACAACACGCTAGAGTATAATAACACTGATGTCATTTTGTCACGAGAGGTACCttacaaaaatattgtttatacCATACAGTGATCATCAAACTCTAACATGGCTGGAAGTAAGAATTCTTCAGCAGACATCAACCCTCTGAACTCATTGTTTGTGGAACTTTGCGAGGAATTGGGCCAAGAAGAcgttcaaaaaataaaagacttATTGAAGGGAGGCCAGATAACCAAACGGGAACATGAAAGACTTCAAACTGCCGCTGAAATCTTCCACCTTCTTCTCGAAAAGGGATGTATTGCAGAGGATGACCTTTCCTTATTAAAAGGTCTCATGAATCAACTGAGACGTCCTTCACTGGCGAAGCGCATCAGCTCATTTTTGGGAGAAGAAGAACCTTCAGGAATAGATTTTGGTAAGTCTTAACACTGGACGTTGTCGGATACAAGTATTTTGAAACTAGGGAAAGTCATATGGTTTCATTGGTCATATAAACAATAGATTCCTTTAAGGGATACAAGGTGCTACTAATGTTTATCTTTTGATCCATGACATTATTGTTTCACAAAAGACTAAATTTGTTGTCTCGGCATATGTAACGAAAACGAAGATTGGCGGtccaaatatcaatgttattgCCATAACTCACTACTGGATTTCATATCGtatctgtttttgtttgtttgattgttgtCAGTTTTCATGGATGTAAAATTGCGAAGAGAGTTTTGTACTTGTTCTACTGGTTTTTTACAAGTATGTTCAAGAAATATATGATACTTGACTAATCTCATTTCTAGAATTCAATTCAACACAGGCAATAAAGCAGACTTTCCCATTGCTTTAAGGAGTAAGCATTACTGTGTGATCTGTGTCTGATTACACACTCGCTTAttaagggatatatatttgtaaacaaacaaacaaacaaacaaacaaacagaaagcaaacgaacgaagaaacaaacaaaacttagcattttattaacaaatgCAAACGAAGAGAGATAGTTATTGATCGATTCTTTATTGTAAAGATGAGACAAACGTATGCAACAAATTTATAGACACACGCATGCAAgcgaataaacaaacaaaagtcCTGAGCCCCAGTGCTATGACGAATTTGCCATTTTGACATGCAAAGCGCAGTAGAAACGTACTAGGTGGCTAGCTACGTACAGGCCTTGATATATAGGCGATGGCGCTATCAATTAATCATTCACAGGCCAGGTCAAAAAAGGCTTGGGCTTAGGCAGCCGCTGAATACCTTTGACTATCAGAGTCAGGTAAAATGGAATTTTAAGTACAATTGTTAAAGCTTAGGCCTAACGAAGGTGCCTACTCATTCAATGTAACGTAATCTTATTAAGTGCTAGGGATATTTCTCCTGTCACTTTCAAGAGAGGCGAAAGGTGATCTGGTCTCACCTGGATATTTAGTCGATGTTTCACCTGCCAAGGGAAAATATTGAGATTTTAGGCTGTAGTTGTTGATGTTGAACGATCGGTCGACAAGCGAAATTGTGACTTTTAAATTTATCTTTCCTGTGACCAGTATATGTCACACAATTTCCCGTTACGTCTTTCGGAAATCCACCGCACCGAAGTTTGGCTAGATTTCCATGTTCGTCTGGTCTTTCTTTCATGGCCTCGTCGCTTTGCTAACGCATAATAATCATGGGGAATGGGGCGTACCAGCGAGTCCCGAAGCGATGAGCAGAGAAGCGAGGAATCACCTCGCTCTGCTCTATCCTTTGCTTCTACTCCTAGTCCTACAGCTAGCACTAGTGCATTATGCCTATATTATTAAATCTCATAAAAAATGAGATCTGGAAAGTGAGGTTAGAGTCAGCCTTGCACAACCAAGGCAGTTAGAATCGGTATGAATTTGCCACCTGAAATCAACTATTTGAAAATGTGTGGTTGTCGACTCGATAATATTTAATTAGCTTAATACTGGAGATGCATATCTGAGTTTTGCAATTGTAATCTTTATGCTCTCTTgcaggagaaaaaaaattacatgagtTGATAATCATTGTTTAATAATACTAATAAAACTCACATAGGTATCACACAGAACCAAAGAGATAATATTTTGATGATGTAACAAGttgtcaaaaagtacttgtcacAATACAAGAATTCCTGcaattgttcaaatttgaaattttccacTGCAAAATATCGGTGTAATTCTATGCATTCGATGCATTCATGTAATGTTTTCCTTTTTCTCAtgttatcacatgaactggcccgtatctccacctgtgtgacgtacaccagcacagataagaaatccatattaccgctgttgtacgtcatcaaccggaactttttttctgcaatggtaccgttcgtacatGCACGTCGCGTTGccacacagaccgatttgtcgtgatcgatgccgtgctctcattacattttgagaaaatggtgaaatcaagatatggaaatatagaaggcatgtccaacgatatttcgagtcgctaaagctttagctattcccatgaatcgaatgaggataccgtcgatcgttataatggctcagtaacgtcacggctcaagtcgtaaggctcaaagtggacgtcgtcgtacctggtgatcgccaagcgacgtcgtacctggcgatcgaggttggcgataaacccgaaatatACACCTCAACGAACGTTCAACTTAATAGATGAataccgtataatcttcggggaaagcgacatagaaggcacaagcataaagtcattttacaaacaacgataaatttccttcatcacccaaattattccgtcgtttctcgatcggaatcaaacctgcagcgtaaggctaatagtgaaaacataagctgtcgacctaCAGTGCAGCGCCgtagaatccgatgtatttcgaaagttgactcggacaacactcacaacagaacagagttcccgtcaagtaacaaaattgggatgtaactacgggcgatatatgtgtcacagcaaacatcaaagtccgtaagacgaaaaattgacgaccgagatggccaccggcgaagaccggtgacggcagtgcccactaAGCTTTACAACTTACaagcgtacactctgtgtgtcatcgatctgaaactttcgggctcgccaaggtcgtaaacttgtgatattttaatatccacagcatctctaagaatggtaactactgtttcgatcgtgtcgttgcattagtttcataaacataattgtaaatattctaaatataattgtaaatattctaaataactcaaaatactaaggttatccgtcgctagcgcgtTGAAAGTTATGTCCGCCGAAGgtagacttgccttggcatcggtccagcgcgagacaatgattgacatgcgCACGAGACCGAATCCGtgtgtctgattggtggagataccatttcatgtatcaaaagttcagcttaatcggatttatgaatgaaagtatgccTGTAAACATtcgcacatctcctgggtgacgggccgctttacccaataaatgaaagtaatccgcgtaagggaaaacacaaaatcgcgataaaaaaccatgcaatttgttacaataattttgatccatccacatcaaagaaaaataagaagactgttcatgtgataaatatataatcccatggaatgttctctgtttgacgtcaccgtatactcgtgtttttcgcggagccgcacaacttctcgccttcggctcgaagttgtacggctccgcgaaacacactcgtatacgatgacgtcaaacagagaaaaataccatgggattatatgtAATTATTTCTTGGAATAACAGATGTGCATCTGTTGTATTTATTAAATCAGCGATGACCCTCATCCATATTGCCATCCAGATCAGACACATAATAACTCACaggtttctgtttgtttgtttttttttttgtagggcGTAAATCGACAAGTCCCGGTCTGGATGAGTTTGTCCCTTCAGATAACCAGAAGAGATGGCTGGCGTTCGGCATACAGGCAGAAAAACTGGCTGATATGATCACGGGACGCCTTAGtgattttttcgagatatatGACACTTATTTAAAGCATAAACAGGTACCAGAGAATATCTCTGCTACTGTACGTATCGCCGTAGAGTCCATCGAAAAATGGTCCTACTGTGACTTCCAGGACTGGGAGGAAACATCATACTCACAAGACATGGAAAACCTTATCCATGCTTTCGAAGCATTAGATGAAAATGGAACGGAAAAGAGACTTATGTCAAATCTCAAGGATGGGAAATCGAAGGGTGTGTAGCATGTTGATCTTTCATAATTTCGTGAAAACATATAAATCGCACTATCTAGGTTTGATCATCAAGTGCTTTGGTAAGACCAAATCATCGGTTGCATTTTGAAAACTAGTTATTCTCGTCGTACGGTGGAAAGCAATCGACGGTCAGTTTTAAGAACTGAATGTTTCCCTTCCACAAAATATGACTATAGAAAATCACACTTCATGGAGAGAGACAATCATGGGCAAGAAAGAGTTAAACATCTTTTTAGTTTGttgtaaattgaaaatcaatatatatatatatatatatatgatatgagagagagagagagagagagagagagaggagagagagagagagagagagagagagagagagagagagagagagagagagagatcgtTTGACttgtataaattatttatttaggTCTTCAGGCATGTTAGATTACTTTGCCTGAGGTTTCAAATACCAGATAAACTTCGATTAATTATGTTCTATTAGCAGTCGCCTCGCATCGGAGAGGTTAGGTATGATTGGCATAGTGTGTTTTTAATATGTTGTATGTTGAGCCGATATACTGTTTATACATAATCAGCAGCACATGTATCTCTACCTGTCATGATTTTGCACTTTGATTGGGAAGCTCCGAGGAGTGAGTCAGTTGACTTGCTATGACATAAACTTCATCAGTGGTGGTGTTTCCGTACTCTGGGTTGATCTCCTAATGCCgattggaaaacaaattttacttgttcaactttttcctatgtgtGTCAGCATCTGTAGCaagtataaaaaatataatCCACTTATCTCTATATGATCGCGTCAATGCATTAGTAGTAAGTACCAATTATACTTGACATATCCCTCATATCCTTGACGTGTTATACTTGACGTTTCCCTCTTATTAATAGTGATACACTACATGATTCTTTTATGATCTTTAGAACTGGTCAAGTTCTTGAAGAATATGACTCCAGGCCTTCTGACcaaattgtcaaactttttaaCTAAAGTTTCAACAACTTCCGAGAAGAATTCAAGAACGTCAACAGACGATACAGAAGCAATGAAAGAAAGACTGGATTCTGCTCATACTTTAATCCGTAGATGGATGACCTCAGTAGAGAACAGTGAGTCAAATTACGACGAAGTAATCCTCACTTTCATCCCACGAGTTTTATTAATATTCCCAATTTTGATGTTattcaatgtcaactttgtagtcattattttgataatttaatgATCGCCGAAAAAACATTGCTCGGAAACGGATGATACGACTAAGAGCTTTATTGGTAGACAACAAGGATTACAAAACCTTAGGAAAATATTGATATCGATTGCAACGATGTCAGGGCTGCTGTTGTAAGTGGCAAGAAAGGTATGGGAAAAACAGAGTTAGTAAATGAGTATGTTAGGCAAAATACAACTCAATATCACGGTGGTGTCTATCGAATTTCAGCCCGAAATGACGATGCACTTTACAATTCCCTTAAAGCGATATCAATTGACAAAAACCTTGGGGTATAGATGGTAGGGATTGCCTTCGGAAATTGCAGGAATACCTCAAGAGTAAGTCGAACTGGCTCATTATAGTAGACGATGTTGATACATCTAATCTCTCTGACGATGTGAATGATATCATAAATGGCCCGTGGAAAAGAGTGGCTGTAGGTCATATGATTGTTGAAACCAGATCTGGCGTAAGTGAAAGTAGAGAAACAGTCGAGCATATCAAGCAACCAAACTGTCTTGCGATATCAGAAATAGACGCGCATGGTGCTGTGGGGTTTTTACAAGTGTAAATTCCGATGATGACGTGCACAAAGTAGCACGTGAGTTCAAGGCTACTCCTACGGAAACAGAAGATATGAGCTTTATTGGCAGGAAACTAGAACTACAAAACCTGAGGAAAATATTTGATATCGACTGCAACGATGTCAGGGCTGCTGTTGTAAGTGGCAAGAAAGGCATGGGAAAGACAGAGTTAGTCAATGAGTATGTTAGGCAAAATGCAACTCAATATCAAGGCGGCGTCTTCCGAATTTCAGCCCGAAATGAGGATACACTTTACAATTCTCTTAAAGCAATATCAATTGACAAAAACCTTGGGGGTATAGATAGCAGGGATTGCCTTCGAAAATTGCAGGAATACCTCAAGAGTAAGTCGAACTGGCTCATTATAGTAGACGATGTTGATACATCTAATCTCTCTGACGATGTAAACGATATCATAAATGGCCCATGGAAAAGAGTGGCTGTAGGTAATATGATCGTAGTAACCCGATGTGACAAAAGCGAAAGTGCAGAATTTGTCAAGGGTATCGAACAACCACACTGTCTTGAGATATCAGAAATGGACGAGGATGATGCTGTGAAGTTTTTTACAAGTGTAAATTCCGATGATGACGCACGCCAATTGGCAGGTGAGTTCAGGGCAATCCCTGGTGTCCTAAGTGAAGCTAACAATACGATGTCACTGTATGATGGGGATGTTAAAACATTCCTACAAGAAGTTAGACGCCATAAAGAATCAAATGAAGGGGCCGCTGTTGAAACTAAGAGTGACACCGAATcgatctcagatattttgatgcaagccCAGTCTTATGCCATTGACAATATCTCTACAGGACAGAAACAACAAGAACAATTGCTCGCACGTAGACTATTAAAGGGTTTTGCACTGATGGGCGATGCAAGTATaccattttgtcaaatatctgACGGTTATGTCTTATTGACGATTACTTACATACGCAGAAAAACAGAGAAGACGTTTGGCGGCAATTGCTCAAAATAACACATTCAAATGATGAACTAAGTATTCCTTCTGACCAAAGAGAGTCACTCAGAGTTTCTCTTTCGGCAGATGAAAAAGTCAGTTCGTTAGTTGACGCGTGCAAATTGTTACAGCCTTGTTTAGAAGAAATGTTAAAAACCAACAAAGGAGATATTGCCAAAAAAGGCGAGCAACAGTTCATGCAAAAATTGCACAACATATTGTGCCACGCTATGGAGGTCTCAAAGTGCATTCTTGATTCCTTAAATG comes from Ptychodera flava strain L36383 chromosome 8, AS_Pfla_20210202, whole genome shotgun sequence and encodes:
- the LOC139139138 gene encoding uncharacterized protein, which codes for MAGSKNSSADINPLNSLFVELCEELGQEDVQKIKDLLKGGQITKREHERLQTAAEIFHLLLEKGCIAEDDLSLLKGLMNQLRRPSLAKRISSFLGEEEPSGIDFGRKSTSPGLDEFVPSDNQKRWLAFGIQAEKLADMITGRLSDFFEIYDTYLKHKQVPENISATVRIAVESIEKWSYCDFQDWEETSYSQDMENLIHAFEALDENGTEKRLMSNLKDGKSKELVKFLKNMTPGLLTKLSNFLTKVSTTSEKNSRTSTDDTEAMKERLDSAHTLIRRWMTSVENSESNYDEVILTFIPRVLLIFPILMLFNVNFVVIILII